CCGGCGAGGAGGCCGAGGATCATGCCGCCGACGAGACCCAGCGCGGTGGAGATGACGCCGACCAGCAGCGACGCCTGCGCGCCCCAGATGAGCTTGGACAGCACGTCCCCGCCGAAGCGGTCGAGGCCGAGCGGGAACTCGGGCAGCTCCCCGGGGCCCGGGATGTGCGTCGGGGTGATGGACTTCGCACCGGGGAGCGCCGTCTCTGGGTACGGCGCCAGCAGCGGGGCGAGCGCGGCGACGAGGAGGAACGCGAGCACGATGCCCGCGCCGATCCAGGCGGTGGGGTTGCGCCGCAGGCGGCGGAACACGTCGCGCCAGAATCCGCCCGGCTCCTCCTTGAGGTCGGACTGGGCGATCGCGACGGTGTCGATCAGGCCGCCGCCCTGTGCGGGTGGGAGTGCGACGCTCATGACGTCACCTCTTTTCGGAGAACGAGACGGGACATCACTGCACCCGCACTCTCGGATCGATGAAGCTGTAGGACACGTCGACCGCCAGGTTGATCAGCGCATAGGCGATCGCGATGAAGATGATGAACCCCTGGAGCACCGGGAAGTCCCTGGTGAAGATCGCCCTCGCGAGGAACGATCCGATACCGGGGAACGCGAACACGGTCTCCGTGAGCACGGCTCCCGAGATCAGGAGCCCCGTCTGGAGCCCGATCGTGGTGATCACCGGCAGCATCGCGTTGCGCAGGATGAACCGGCTGCGCAGCGTCGAGGCGCCGACGCCCTTGGCGCGGCCGGTGCGCACGTAGTCGGCGTTCTGCACCTCCAGGACGCTCGCCCTGGTGATGCGCACGATGATCGCGAGCGGGATCGTCCCGAGTGCGAGCGCCGGCAGCACGAGATGCAGGATCGCATCCCACGCCGCGTCGAACTCGCCCGTGATGAGCCCGTCCCAGACATAGAAGCCGGTCGGATGCGTCGCGTCGATCCGCGGATCCTGTCGTCCGTCGGACGGCAGCCAGCCGAGCTGCACCGCGAAGACGTACTTGAGGATGAACGCCAGGAAGAACACCGGGATGGTGATGCCCACGAGGCTCAGGACCACGGACGCGTGGTCCGTGAACTTCCCGTGCCGCCTCGCGGCCCAGTAGCCGAGCGGGATGCCGACGCCGACGGCGAAGATGAGCGCCACGACGCTCAGCTCGATGGTCGCCGGGAAGCGCCGGAAGAACTCCTCCACCACGGGCCGGTTCGTCTGGATGGACGTCCCGAAGTCGCCCTGCAGAAGCCGGCCGATCCAGATGAAGTACTGCTCCAGGATCGGCTTGTTGAAGCCGTAGAGCTCGTTGACCCTGGCGATGGCATCCGGGGTCGCCTTCTCACCGAGAAGGGCGACCGCTGGTCCGCCTGGCAGGGCCCTGACCCAGGCGAACAGCAGGATGCTGAGCCCGAGCAGGGTGGGGATGAGGAAAAGCAGTCGCCTGCCGATGGTGCGCAGCAAGAGGTCTCCGTTGTCAGAAGGTACGCCGGTCCCGGGCCCCCGCGACGAGCGCGGAGACCCGGGTGGGCATCTCAGTCGGTCAGACCTACTTGGTGAGGACGATGTCCGTGAAGACCTCGTCGTTCACCGGGCTGGCGGGGTAGCTCTCGACACGCGAGTCGAACGCCAGGGTGGGCGCGGGGTGCGCGAGCGGCACACCGGGGATGAACTCCGCGACCATCTCGTTGATGTCCTCGTAGAGGGCCGTCTGGTCCTCGAGGTTCGAGACGCCGCGCGCCTCGGTCAGCGCCTGGAACAGCTCGGGGTTGTCGAAGCCCCACTCCGAGCTCTTCTGTCCGAAGAACACGCCGACGAAGTTGTCGGTGTCGTTGTAGTCGCCGGTCCAGCCCAGGAGGTGGATGCCGTGGTCAGACGTGCCGGTGGTGCGGTCGAGGTACTCGACCCACTCCTCCGAGACCGGGGTGGTCTCGACGCCGACCTCGGCGAGCTGCGACGAGAGGACCGTGAAGATCTGCTCGGGGTCCGGCATGTACGGGCGCGAGACGTTGACCGGGTAGTTGAAGGTCAGCTTCAGCGGGTTGGACTCGTCATAGCCGGCCTCGGCGAGGAGCTCCTTCGCCTTCTCGGGGTCGTAGTCGTACGTGGTGACGTCCGGGTTGTAGCCGTTGACGACCTCGGGGACGAACTGGGTCGCCTTCTCGGTGCCCTCAGGCAGGACCTGGCTGATCAGCGCGTCCTTGTCGACCGCGTACGAGAGCGCCTCGCGGACCTTGGGGTCCTGCAGCTCTGGAAGCGCCTGGTTGAACGCCAGGTACAGGATCGTGAACGGAGGACGCGACACCATCGTGAAGCCGTCGTCCTCGAGAGCCTTGGTGTCGGCCGGTCCGACGAGGTCGTACCCGTCGATCGAGCCGGACTCGAGCGCCTGGCGGCGTGCGGTCGGGTCGTCGATCGTGCGGAAGATGATCTCGTCGATCTGCCCTGCCTCGCCCCAGTAGTCGTCGTAGGCCTTGAGGGTGACCTGCTCACCCGGCGCCCACTCGTCGAACTGGTACGGGCCGGTGCCGACCGGGTGACCCATCGCGTACTCGGACAGCACCGGCGCCTCGGCCGAGCCGCTGACGTCGTCTGCGCCGAACTCCTGCAGGGCCGACGGGCTCTGCATCGAGAAGGACGGCAGCGACAGCGACGCGACGAAGCCGGCGAACGGCTTGTTCAGGTCGATGGTGACCGAGTAGTCGCCGTCAGGGGTGCAGGACTTGTAGACCGCGTCGGCGGCGTTCGCTGCGTAGCCCTTGAAGAGCTTGTTGTAGTAGTAGCCGAATGCCTCGGAGGCGGCGAGACCGGTCCAGTTGAACCAGCGGTCGAAGTTCGCGCACACGGCCTCGGCGTTGAACGGCGTGCCGTCGTGGAAGGTCACGTCCTCCTTCAGCGTGAAGGTGTGGCTCATGCCGTCCTCCGACGACTCCCACTTCTCGGCGAGGAGCGGCGCGGGGTCGGCGGTGCCGGGCTTCGTGCCGACGAGGCCCTCGAAGATCTGACGGGAGACGCGGAAGCTCTCGCCGTCCTGGGCGAATGCCGGGTCGAGGCTGGCGGGGTCGGAGGACGCGGCGAACACGAACGTGCCGTCCACATCCCCAGAGCCCTCGGAGCCGCCGTCGCCGCGCTCGCTGGCGACGCATCCCGAGAGGACCAGCGCGGCGAGCGCTGCTCCGGTGACGGCGATGAGTCCTCGCCGACGCATGACTGTGTGGTGCATTGTGTGACCTTCCTGTCGAGCGCTGCAGTGCGCGTTCCGGAGGCGTCGTCGACTCCGGAAACGGTGATTCCTCGACGCTACCCAGTGGGCAGACCGATGCAAAACACCTCCAGGTTGCATTCCGGTATCGGATATTCTGCGTCGACGGCGATCCGGTAGTGTCCAGAACGTGCCCGACACGTCTCCGCTCGCCGCCTGCCTGGGCGAGGGCCTGGTCTCCTTCGTCCCCGCGACCGCCGCTCCTCTCGAGGACGCCAGAACCTTCCATCGCTCGCTCGCCGGAGCGGAGTGGAACACGGCGATCGCCCTCGCATCCGCCGGCATCCGCGCGGCCGTCGTGTCCCGCGTCGGCGATGACGGCTTCGGGCGATTCCTCACCTCCGAGCTGCGCAGGCACGACGTCGACGACTCGGCCGTCGAGATCGACGCCGACGCGCCCACCGGCCTCTACGTGAAGGAGCTCTCGCCTCGGCCCGATGGATCGATCGACGGGACGATGCACTACTACCGGGCGGGATCTGCGGCCTCGCGGATGTCCCCTGCCACGCTCGCCGCTCCCCCGGCATCCGCTCTGCTGGCCGAGGCGGCGCTCGTGCACACGACCGGCATCACCCCCGCTCTCTCCCCGTCTGCTCGCGCCACCCAGGACGCCGTCTTCGACCGGCCCCGCGACGGCCGGCTGCTGAGCTTCGACCTGAACTGGCGCCCCGCGCTCTGGCGTGGGCGCGAGGACGAGGGGCGCCACGTGATCGCCGACCTCGCCCGTCGTGCCGACATCCTCTTCTGCACGCGTCCGGACGCCGAGGCGGTGTTCGGCACCTCCGAGCCCGAGCAGCTGCGCGCGCTGTTCCCCGAGCCCCGATACCTGCTCGCCACGAGCCCGGACGGCGCCGTCGCGTTCGACGGGGCCGAGCGCACGGAGAGCCGCTCGCTCGACGTCCCCGTCGTCGAGTCGATCGGCGCGGGAGACGCGTTCGCCGCCGGATTCCTCGCCGGCGTGCTGACCGGCCTCTCGCTCACCGGGAGTCTTGCGAGGGCGCATCGGATCGCGACGAGGGTCCTCGTCAGCACCCGGGATCACGTCGACTGACGACCCGCGCGAGCAGCCGTCGGCTCTGCTCGGGTCAGCGACGGCGCCGGGTCAGCGACGGCGCCGTGTCACTGCGGCGTCGTGCGTGAGCTGCAGGGGGATGACAACGGGTTCACCGCGATGCTGCACCACACGGACGAACAGGATGTCGACGAGCGCCAGCTGCGCTATGCGGCTCGACATCGCCGCCATCCGGAACGGGGACTCCTGCGCGTAGGTGAGCAGCACGATGTCGGCGGCCAGCGCGAGAGTCGAGTCCGGTGCACTGGTGATGGCGACCGACAGTGCTCCCGCGTCCCTCGCGACCTCCACGGCTCTGACGACCTCCTGCGTCTCGCCGCCGTGGGAGAACGCGATCACCACGTCGTCCTGGTTGCGCAGCGATGCCGTCGTCAGCGCCAGGTGGGGGTCGGCCGAGTGCGCGACCGAGCAGCCGATGCGCGCGAGCTTCTGCTGCAGATCCTGCGCGGTGAGCGAGGACGCGGCCTGGCCGAAGAGGTCGACATGCCGCGCGGCGACGACCGCGCGCGCGACGCGGTCCAGCGCATCCGCATCCAGCCCCCGCGCCGTCTTCTCGATCGCGTCGATCTCCTGCGACGCGAGCTTGGCGGCGATGGCCGACGGCTCGTCCTCCGGATCGATCTCGGTGGTGTCCAGCCCGAACCTGGCCTGCTGCGCCTGCGCGAGCGTGACGGTGCGGGCGACAGCGACCCTCAGCTCCCGATAGCCGCTGAACCCCAGGGACTGCGCGAAGCGGGCGACCGTCGACAGCGAGGTGTGACAGAGCTGGGCGAGGTCGTTGATGGCCAGGTCGACGACGAGCGTGGGGTCACCGAGTATCGTCTCCGCGACCCGTGCTTCGGCAGCACTCAGTCGGGGAACGGATCGGCGCACCAGCGCGAGAACATCGGCGTCCACGGTGTCATCCTGCCTCAGTCGGGCCGTCCTGCACCGTCCGGCGGAAGATCGGCGCGGCGCGGCGCCCCCTTCAGGAGACGGGATCTGGCCGTCTGAGCGCCGATCCTGCTGGCCGCGCCCACCTCGATGACGGGCAGCGGCAGCGCGCGCCGAGCAGCCAGTCCGACGTTCACCACGACCGTCTCGGGGTCGCGCGCGGCGGCCCGCTCGACGAGCGCGCGCTGCGCGTCGTCCGCATCCGGTCGGTCCAGCAGGATCACCGTGAGCCCTTCTGCAGCGACCGCAGCGTCGAGCGCGGCGTCCTGCTCCTCGAGCGACGACCTTGCGACGTCGAGCCGCGCCCGGTGGCCGTCCTCGGCCAGGGCCTCGGCGACATAGGCACCCGCGCTGTCGACCGCGAGGGTCGAGCGGCGACGGGCATCGACGACGGCGAGCGACGCCTCATCCGCCGTCGCACCGCTGATCGCCCGGTCGACGATGTCGCGCGCGTCGTAGCCCCCAGCCGGCGACACCGCGGCCTCGCGCGCCCGGAGCTTCTCGGCCAGAGCCGCGACCCGCTGCGCCGCCTCCTCGACCCGGCCCCGGCTCAGCGATCCGTCGAGCAGTGCTGCGACGATGCCGTCGCGGGCGTCGAGGAAGTCGCGTCTGTCCTGATCTGCGAGCGCGGCCTCGCCCGGATTCGTCGGGTTGCCGATGCACAGCAGGTCCGTGCCGGCGGCGAGCGCGAGGGCTGCCCCACGACCGATGCCGACGGTCTCCCTGATCGCCGCCATGTCGAGGGCGTCGGAGATGATCACTCCGTCGAAGCCCCAGTCGCGCAGCATCTCGAGCACGCGCGGATTCAGCGTCGCGGGTGCCTCTCCCCATGCCGGGACGACGATGTGCGCGGTCATGATCGCATCGACTCCCGCAGCGATCGCCGCACGGAACGGAGCGAGATGCACGCGCTCGAACTCGTCGAGGTCGAGCGCGATCTCCGGAAGAGCATGGTGCGAGTCGACGTGCGTGTCACCGTGGCCGGGGAAGTGCTTGACACAGGCCGCCGCTGGGCCGCTCTGGATGCCGGCCACGGCCGCCCGCACATGGCGGGAGACGAGGGCCTCGTCGCTGCCGAATGAGCGCACTCCGATCACGGGATTGCGCGGGTCGGTGTTGACATCGGCGACCGGCCCGAGCACGACGTTCGCGCCGACCTCGGCCACGCGGCGAGCGAGCTCGGCCCCGGTCATCCTGGTGGCCTCGACGTCGTCGAGCACGCCGAGCTGCGCGGCGCCAGGGAGTGTGGATCCTGTGGCGGACTCCAGGCGGGTGACGCTGCCGCCCTCCTCGTCGACGCCGATCAGGGCATCCGGATTCGTCTCTCGAATCCGCGCGCTCATCTCGGCGAGGCCGTCTCCGATGTTCTGCCCGAAGTAGACGACACCGGCCAGGCCGTCGCCCAGTTCGTCGAGCAGCCACGCGGGCGGCTCGGTGCCGAAGAAGCCCGGCCAGAGCACTCCGTTGGCGAGACGGGCGAGGTCGTCGCTCATCCCTTCACCGCGCCCGCGACCATGCCGGCGGAGAGCCGACGCTGCACGATCACGAAGAACACCATGACCGGGATCGTGATGATCGTGGAGGCCGCCATGATGCTGCCCCAGTCGTTCGAGTGCAGCCCGAAGAACGACTTCAGACCGATGGACACCGTGTACTGATCGGTGGCGCTGCCGAGGATCGTCATGGCGAAGATGAACTCGTTCCACGCCGTGATGAAGCTGAAGATGCTCGTCGCGACGAGACCGGGCATCACGAGCGGCAGCAGGATCGAGCGGAACATCCGCCACCAGCTGGCGCCGTCGATGTACGCGGCCTCCTCGAGCTCTACCGGGACGGCTGCGACGAATCCGCGCAGCATCCAGATCCCGAAGGCGAGCGAGAGGGCGACGTACACGACCATCAGACCGAGGATGCTGTTGAGTAGACCGAGGCTCTTGACCTGCAGGAACAGCGGGATGACGAGCGCCTCCAACGGCACCATCTGCACGACCAGGATCATCATCAGGATGGTGGTGCGGAACTTGAACCGGAATCGCGCGACGGCCACCGCGGCGAGCAGGCAGACCAGGGCGCTGACCAGCACCGTGACGACCGCCACGATCGCGGAGTTGCGCAGGTACGTGCCGAACCCGCCGTCGGTCAGCACGAAGGCGAAGTTGTCGAAGGTGAACTCCTGCGGCAGCAGCGACTGACCGCCACTGGATGCCTTCGCATCGAGCGCGCTGGAGACCATCCAGTACACGGGGAACAGGGTGAAGATCAGGACGGCGGCGATCGCGATGCCGGTCCCGACGCGCGACATGACAGACGGGCGCGGGTTCACAGCTCGTCCTCCTTCATGAGGGAGCGGATGTACACGATCGTGATGCCGATCAGCACGAGGGTGAGCAGCACGGCGAGCGCGGCACCGAAGCCGTAGCGGTTCTGGCCGAAGGACTCGACGTACGACCAGACGCCGAGGTTCAGCACGGAGCGGTTGCCGCCGCCTCCACCTGGCATCAGGTAGACCTGCGCGAAGACCTTGAAGTCCCAGATCGTCGACAGGATGATGACCACCGAGAACACCGGCTTGAGGGTCGGGAAGATGATCTTCCAGAACCGCATCCACGCATTCGCCCCGTCGAGGGCGGCCGCCTCGAGCATCTCCTTCGAGACGCCGAGCAGACCGGCGAGCACCGTGATCGCGACGAACGGGAAGCCGTGGTGCACGACGTTCAGCAGCACGATCGCGTAGAACGACCACTGGTTGGTGAACCAGTTCACCGGGTCATCCATCAGTCCGAGGTCCTGCAGAACGGTGTTGAAGATGCCGCGGTCGGCATCGAAGATGAAGGTCCAGACGTACGTGCCGGTCACGGCGGGCATCGCCCACGCGACCATGATGCAGCTGGAGACGATGGTGCGCCAGACGGTGCCGAGCTTCGCCAGCAGGAGGGCGACGAGCGTTCCGACGGCGACCGTGACGAACACCGCGACCGCGGCGAACCCGACGGTGTTGGGAAGGACGACCGTCCAGAGCGTCGGGTCGGTGAGCGCCTCGACGTAGTTGTCGACGCCGATCCAGTTGCTCTCGCCGGTGTTGATCTCGCGCAGACCGTAGTCCTGCAGCGAGTAGATGACGACCTGGATCAGCGGCCACAGCATGAGCACCGCGAGGATGGCCAGACCGGGGGCGAGAAGGAGCCAGGGGCGGGCCGTGATCAGCGAGAAACCCCGCTTGGGCGGCCGGCCGCCGGCCACGGAGGCGGAGGTGGACTCCGTCTTCGTGGCCGGCAGCGGCGCGTGCACCATCGACATGAAGGGATGCAGCCTTACTTGTTGAGCAGCTCGGTCATCTCGGCGGCGGCATCCTTCGTCGCGGCGGCGACGTCCTTCTGCCCGCTGAGGATGGCCTGGATCATCGAGTTGGTGGTCTTCTTCGCCTGCACGGCTCCGAAGTTCGGGGTGACCGGCACCGAGGCGCCGCCCTCCACCATCTGCTGCGCGAACGGAGCGACGAGCGGGTCGGTCGAGGCGAGCGCCTCCTCCATCGCGGACTGGACGCCGGGGAAGTAGCCCGTCTCG
This genomic interval from Microbacterium hydrocarbonoxydans contains the following:
- a CDS encoding ABC transporter permease; this encodes MLRTIGRRLLFLIPTLLGLSILLFAWVRALPGGPAVALLGEKATPDAIARVNELYGFNKPILEQYFIWIGRLLQGDFGTSIQTNRPVVEEFFRRFPATIELSVVALIFAVGVGIPLGYWAARRHGKFTDHASVVLSLVGITIPVFFLAFILKYVFAVQLGWLPSDGRQDPRIDATHPTGFYVWDGLITGEFDAAWDAILHLVLPALALGTIPLAIIVRITRASVLEVQNADYVRTGRAKGVGASTLRSRFILRNAMLPVITTIGLQTGLLISGAVLTETVFAFPGIGSFLARAIFTRDFPVLQGFIIFIAIAYALINLAVDVSYSFIDPRVRVQ
- a CDS encoding ABC transporter substrate-binding protein, producing the protein MHHTVMRRRGLIAVTGAALAALVLSGCVASERGDGGSEGSGDVDGTFVFAASSDPASLDPAFAQDGESFRVSRQIFEGLVGTKPGTADPAPLLAEKWESSEDGMSHTFTLKEDVTFHDGTPFNAEAVCANFDRWFNWTGLAASEAFGYYYNKLFKGYAANAADAVYKSCTPDGDYSVTIDLNKPFAGFVASLSLPSFSMQSPSALQEFGADDVSGSAEAPVLSEYAMGHPVGTGPYQFDEWAPGEQVTLKAYDDYWGEAGQIDEIIFRTIDDPTARRQALESGSIDGYDLVGPADTKALEDDGFTMVSRPPFTILYLAFNQALPELQDPKVREALSYAVDKDALISQVLPEGTEKATQFVPEVVNGYNPDVTTYDYDPEKAKELLAEAGYDESNPLKLTFNYPVNVSRPYMPDPEQIFTVLSSQLAEVGVETTPVSEEWVEYLDRTTGTSDHGIHLLGWTGDYNDTDNFVGVFFGQKSSEWGFDNPELFQALTEARGVSNLEDQTALYEDINEMVAEFIPGVPLAHPAPTLAFDSRVESYPASPVNDEVFTDIVLTK
- a CDS encoding sugar kinase gives rise to the protein MPDTSPLAACLGEGLVSFVPATAAPLEDARTFHRSLAGAEWNTAIALASAGIRAAVVSRVGDDGFGRFLTSELRRHDVDDSAVEIDADAPTGLYVKELSPRPDGSIDGTMHYYRAGSAASRMSPATLAAPPASALLAEAALVHTTGITPALSPSARATQDAVFDRPRDGRLLSFDLNWRPALWRGREDEGRHVIADLARRADILFCTRPDAEAVFGTSEPEQLRALFPEPRYLLATSPDGAVAFDGAERTESRSLDVPVVESIGAGDAFAAGFLAGVLTGLSLTGSLARAHRIATRVLVSTRDHVD
- a CDS encoding MurR/RpiR family transcriptional regulator; protein product: MDADVLALVRRSVPRLSAAEARVAETILGDPTLVVDLAINDLAQLCHTSLSTVARFAQSLGFSGYRELRVAVARTVTLAQAQQARFGLDTTEIDPEDEPSAIAAKLASQEIDAIEKTARGLDADALDRVARAVVAARHVDLFGQAASSLTAQDLQQKLARIGCSVAHSADPHLALTTASLRNQDDVVIAFSHGGETQEVVRAVEVARDAGALSVAITSAPDSTLALAADIVLLTYAQESPFRMAAMSSRIAQLALVDILFVRVVQHRGEPVVIPLQLTHDAAVTRRRR
- a CDS encoding glycoside hydrolase family 3 protein, with protein sequence MSDDLARLANGVLWPGFFGTEPPAWLLDELGDGLAGVVYFGQNIGDGLAEMSARIRETNPDALIGVDEEGGSVTRLESATGSTLPGAAQLGVLDDVEATRMTGAELARRVAEVGANVVLGPVADVNTDPRNPVIGVRSFGSDEALVSRHVRAAVAGIQSGPAAACVKHFPGHGDTHVDSHHALPEIALDLDEFERVHLAPFRAAIAAGVDAIMTAHIVVPAWGEAPATLNPRVLEMLRDWGFDGVIISDALDMAAIRETVGIGRGAALALAAGTDLLCIGNPTNPGEAALADQDRRDFLDARDGIVAALLDGSLSRGRVEEAAQRVAALAEKLRAREAAVSPAGGYDARDIVDRAISGATADEASLAVVDARRRSTLAVDSAGAYVAEALAEDGHRARLDVARSSLEEQDAALDAAVAAEGLTVILLDRPDADDAQRALVERAAARDPETVVVNVGLAARRALPLPVIEVGAASRIGAQTARSRLLKGAPRRADLPPDGAGRPD
- a CDS encoding carbohydrate ABC transporter permease, giving the protein MNPRPSVMSRVGTGIAIAAVLIFTLFPVYWMVSSALDAKASSGGQSLLPQEFTFDNFAFVLTDGGFGTYLRNSAIVAVVTVLVSALVCLLAAVAVARFRFKFRTTILMMILVVQMVPLEALVIPLFLQVKSLGLLNSILGLMVVYVALSLAFGIWMLRGFVAAVPVELEEAAYIDGASWWRMFRSILLPLVMPGLVATSIFSFITAWNEFIFAMTILGSATDQYTVSIGLKSFFGLHSNDWGSIMAASTIITIPVMVFFVIVQRRLSAGMVAGAVKG
- a CDS encoding carbohydrate ABC transporter permease, which gives rise to MSMVHAPLPATKTESTSASVAGGRPPKRGFSLITARPWLLLAPGLAILAVLMLWPLIQVVIYSLQDYGLREINTGESNWIGVDNYVEALTDPTLWTVVLPNTVGFAAVAVFVTVAVGTLVALLLAKLGTVWRTIVSSCIMVAWAMPAVTGTYVWTFIFDADRGIFNTVLQDLGLMDDPVNWFTNQWSFYAIVLLNVVHHGFPFVAITVLAGLLGVSKEMLEAAALDGANAWMRFWKIIFPTLKPVFSVVIILSTIWDFKVFAQVYLMPGGGGGNRSVLNLGVWSYVESFGQNRYGFGAALAVLLTLVLIGITIVYIRSLMKEDEL